In one Candidatus Neptunochlamydia vexilliferae genomic region, the following are encoded:
- a CDS encoding Rpn family recombination-promoting nuclease/putative transposase translates to MITKTRYLDPTNDVSFRKLFGTEGHKPLLISFLNSILSLEGERRIKRVDFLPKDQAPLIKETKESILDIKCTDERNMQYIVEMQNRKVPAFVKRTQFYVAHSYVTQFPSGSQYVELKPVILLAIANHELFPNKGSVISYHKTLDVDTLEHDLEDMSYVFIELPKFAKGEGELETVQDKWLYFFKNWEISGEVPPSIEEEELLEAYHSMEEYNWSLAEREAYVKANIALVDEYDARRKEREEGLEEGLQKGMEKGLEEGEKRRSLEIARVLLQQGLLLEQVIKATGVSKEDLDDASIHS, encoded by the coding sequence ATGATCACAAAAACACGCTACTTAGATCCAACCAATGATGTGTCATTCCGGAAGCTTTTTGGAACGGAAGGACATAAGCCACTTCTCATTAGCTTCCTCAACTCGATCCTTTCTCTAGAGGGGGAAAGGAGAATCAAGAGAGTCGATTTTTTGCCTAAAGACCAGGCTCCTTTGATCAAGGAGACTAAGGAGAGCATCCTCGATATCAAGTGTACCGATGAAAGGAACATGCAGTATATCGTTGAGATGCAGAACCGGAAGGTTCCTGCATTCGTTAAACGGACCCAGTTTTATGTCGCCCACAGCTATGTCACCCAGTTTCCATCGGGATCGCAGTACGTAGAGCTCAAGCCGGTGATCCTTCTAGCCATTGCGAACCATGAGCTATTTCCGAATAAAGGAAGTGTGATTTCCTATCACAAAACCCTGGATGTTGATACGTTGGAGCATGATCTAGAAGACATGTCCTATGTTTTTATTGAACTTCCAAAGTTTGCCAAAGGAGAGGGTGAGCTAGAAACGGTTCAAGATAAGTGGCTCTACTTTTTTAAAAACTGGGAAATAAGTGGAGAGGTGCCCCCAAGCATAGAGGAAGAAGAGCTTCTTGAGGCCTACCATTCAATGGAAGAGTATAATTGGAGTTTGGCGGAGAGAGAAGCCTACGTCAAAGCTAACATTGCCCTTGTGGACGAGTATGATGCGCGGAGAAAAGAGCGAGAAGAGGGACTGGAAGAAGGTCTTCAAAAAGGGATGGAGAAAGGGCTAGAAGAAGGGGAAAAGAGAAGGTCCTTGGAGATTGCTAGGGTGCTCCTTCAGCAAGGGCTTTTGCTTGAGCAAGTGATAAAGGCAACGGGTGTGTCAAAAGAAGATCTTGATGATGCTTCAATCCATTCTTGA